The genomic window ACAAAACATCACTGAATGTAAATCGCAAAGAGATCGTTGGAAAAGGCTTTATAGTGTTTAGTAAAGCATCTGATATGGAACTTCAAGGATTTCAAAGCAAAAAGAAGCCGTCTTTGATAAACCGTTCACTGCTACCCGCGAAGTTGATCAACTTGGTCCTGTCGGCCGGCGAAGCGAATCTTCTGCCGTTTTTGCCGATGTTTTATCGTTTCATTGGACTAACAGCTCTTCAAAATGGTATTTTGGGAAGCGCGAGacatttggtttctttttgggCTTCCCCTTTGCTGCGGATCATCGCCGAAAAGACAAACAagagaaagtttctttttcttgtcttgCTGTTAGCCTCAGTGATTTCTAATATTTCCCTCGGACTAGTAAGAACGGCAGTATCCACAACAAACTTCCGAGCTTATAACTGCGAGCATTTAGAACTTAATCACAGCATTTCAAGAGTCAATGGGTCCGACATAAATCACTTAAACGCTTCAACAAAGAAATCAGCAGAATTCTCTCCAACAGGTGCAATCAATAAATCGCTCGCCACATTATTTTCGAATGAGCCGGAAGCTGCCGTGGGAAATTTAACGCTATTAAATAACAATACGTCAACGACAAACAAAAGATTTGACATCGGATTGCGGAAAATTAAACGAAGAGACTCTGAAAACAACGGAAATATTTTAACTCTTGCGAGCCTATCGCCTCTGGCACCCCAAGTTAATAATTCAGCAAGCACATATAACAATAACCAAATCGATTACTTAAATTATCAAGCGAAGAGCGAATGGTACAGCCTCTTCGGGTTTAGAATGGATTACACCTTCAAGGTCCTTTTCACTTTGGTACTTTTAAGTGAACTTTTCATGTCCTCTATGAAAGGAATCAGTGGAGTTTTGTTTTCTGACATAAACCGACAGAACAAAATTTCTCGCTTTGCTAACAATGTCTGGACATCTTTAGGAACAGTTCTTGGAGGTGGAGTGCTAATTATGGTCATTGGCTATTATCGGTGCGAGTTTGGCCTGATAAACAGTTTCTACTtacatttttatatttatgcAATCTTTGGAGCTGTGTCCTTTGCTCTTGGCGCAGTCTTGAAGGAACAAGAGCAGAAGTCAATCTTGGTACTGAGATTTGCAAGGACATGTGGACATCTCTGTTGTGATGTAAACATGTTATGCTTCCTTGCCGTGTTGCTGGTACTGGGAATGGCAGAGTCTCTCATGTACAACTTTATGATGTGGTACCTGCAAGACATTGGAGCATCAATTGTTGTTATGGGCATAATTTTAGTAACAAGTGCATTCTCTGAAATTCCAACACTGTACATCTCAAAACACTTGATTCGCTGCTGTGGTCATCACTGGGTAATATTTGTGTCTCTCTTCTGTTATGGAGGCCGTTTCCTTTATTTCTCATACTTTAAAAACCCCTGGCTTATTATTCCTATAGAACTTCTTCATGGTCTTTCATATACAACAGTTCACATGGCTTGTTCATCATATGCAGCCACAGTGGCCTTTCAGGGAACAGAAAAGACACTAAAGATTATTTTCTCCACAGTATACCATGGTCTGGGTATGGGAATTGGTGGTATTGCTGTGGCTCTTTTGTATCAAATTTATGGTCCTATAGTGATTTTTCGCTGTGCAGCAGGAGTATGTGGTGTGTATGCACTGGTTTTTGCCATGCTTCAGTGTATTCTTGTTCTACCTGATGGAGATAGAAGTGGAGGAAAGGTTATGGAATACCAACAGATAAGCTTGGATGGAGAAAGAGGTGACTTACCTTTTCAGGCAGACTGGCTAATGGAAGCCTTACAGGCAGAGGAGGAAGGAGAGGAAGAGACTCACTTTATGAAATAATCAGCCAAGGTGACCAGACCTTAtaaatttgtaatgttttctttcttgagaaattttcaatttgaaaatactTCCCATGTAATATAATTCTAAGAAAAACACTTTCTTTTCTTGGGATGCTGTATTTCTACCCACATATTTGAAatctaaagaagaaaaacattgcaagattaaattatttatagcTACCttgtctctctctttttttttttacctttaactCTCAGTGTCCAATTTTTAAATCTCCTATTTGGCTGTAACACATTTGCTTGTGGACCAATAAAGAGAACTTGTGTAATATCAAGATAGGACCCTGTTGCTGACAAGGTTGTTTATTCCCATCAGATGTTTGTGGGATAATTTTGTCATTCCTGTCACcataacattttcaaattgacaataaaagtaataaattactcataatttaaccctttttaccctaacatcagtatgcatattctccatgtactgatctttatacatttcttaaagtgCTAACAtggtgaatttgtttaacaatttacGTGTGTAATGGGTACTCACACAGAATCATGCAtttgagcattttaaaatgaaagctgGAAGGTGTGCTCCTCAGTGTCTCAAAGAAATGtgtctgcaaatgtacttcTGGAAAATAAATGTCATTTCCAATTTGCCAACTAGGAGATGATTGTGTTTGTTAAAGAGGTGAATTGTTAGGGAGGTTCTTTTCTTAACAAATGGTTTCTAGGACAACCATGCACCCTCACAAACACTTTTAACATTACCATCAATTTTAGCAACAGAAAAAAGAAGAGTACACAATCAGCTAATCCAATATGCAAGcgcttctttagttggttatcattttctttattctcatgacctataAGTGTGTTTCAGGGGTAACATCATTTAAAGAacttagatgctagttactttTAGGGGTCAAATGGTGAATTCTAGAGTCGATTACCCTTGGAAGAAGTCTTTCAACTATGACCCATATGGCTAAAagttcaaaaatttcaaaacatttaaatcaTCCCATTTGACCACCCATTTATATAGCCATGTTGTGCCACTAGTTTGGCCATTTCCTTACCTCAACCAACCAGTTACCTCCCCTGTGTCTAAAACATTTGGATAATTGAAATTTATGGACAAATGCTTCAGGAATGTATATGTTTAGACCAGTTTTGCTTTGAAATTGaacatttaatttgattttagattACCTgatggaaaacatattttaaatcaaagatcagttgtttaaaaaagattttccaaCAAGCTTCTTGAGGTAAAATATTGCCATGGCAAAGTTGTAATTTCTTTTAAGAATTCTTAATTTTATGGCTGTGGTTGTAATTacttcaccctttacaccctaacatctgtATGGATACTTTTCATACTGCTCTgatccatacatttcctaaggttctgatgAGAAACATTTGTCtggcaatcaagagctttaatGTTTGGTGATCATTCTCTTTACTTTAACAACAACCCAGCatgatgtgtgattcagggatgataccGTATGtagaatttagatgctagtcactctctgAGGGCAAACTGTTAAAAATGAACTTGGAAAGACAAACACAATGTGAGACATGTATTGGGAAGGTGCATTCAGTTTGACTTCACAGTGACTGCATTGTATTGTCTGTTTTACCAACTATTCTGAGTGTCTATTGCATAAGCTTAAAATGTACAACACTAGCAACcaaagaattattatttttagccTATTTGAAAAAGTCTGGCTATTCCCCTTTCACAGTTCATCAATGAGATGTCATGGATTAGAATGAAGAAGGCAAATTAAGCCTAACCCTGGACTTCAGCTTACTTCAGGCCTCTTCCTCAAAACGAGGCCAGTTCATATGAAGATAGGttcaatttgcatttgaatgAAAACCTATAATCATATGAAAGGATGTGCACCAGGACTCACTTTGAAAAAGAGGCCGAgataataggccattttacagttgtgtacttagttgccaagcctttgatttggagtgaggctgaaggtgaccttgttgtgatagagaccagtatctagtttgcatgataacaaagtaatttgcatttgaaaagcagcaaggtttgtatcataacaaggtcacccttagcctcattcctgtacaaaggcttggcaaccaagcacacaactgtaaaatggactattcgGAAATGGGCCATAAAATTGCAACAAACTAATATTTATGCATGAAATTGGCCCCCTACCCTCCTCTCCTCGACAGTGCTAGCTCCTATACCTGCCCCTATCCCCCACATGAAGCTCGTTGAACCGAATTAAAGCCTCGGGAATGAGTTCATCGATCACCGTACTTCTCTGAGCCACCGTGATATGTGACAGAAAACTCTATTTTCACTCCGATAAACTTTCTTTGCATTAAGCGGGGAAGCCTAAGGAAATACATCGCTACGGAACAAAAAAAGTATGCGCAATTCTACAAGATGAAAGCGTTCGTTTATGTTGTGGGCCTATGGCAAGAACACAAAGCAAGAAGCTGGCCAATTTCATATTTTCGGCATTATACTCTGATCAAGCTCAGCTAAAGACTTGATTGACCTCGTCAACCTCGCAGCTGAAATACACTAACCTGAGCTGTACGATTTCCAAACATCCGTTCATTTAAAATTGATAGAGTGGAAAATGGTATGTAAAAGTATTTAAATACCTTTATATCAGGATTTGATCGGCTAAAACAAAGTTGTGCTGAGTTAGAATCTCACGACTAAGGCGGAGACTCTCGTCATGTGACGCGCGTCTCGAATTTCGCGTCCTCGCGCGCGTTTGAGTATTAGGTGACTGATGCTGGTTAACCAGGGCTGTAATTTTTGCAGCCGTCGTATTTTGACGTCAGCAAGTAGGATTTTCCAATATCAGTGAATTCCATAATTGAGttccaaatgaaaatttaattaataatttgccgtcgcggttttcGTGtcaacgaggacatggaaaaacaaaagatctaattggcagaaaaatagctcagcacgtgcgttttaaaactttgtacatttcttagccgtcctatgcaaaacaacaacgtgaaatcaccacaatttgcatcgtctgcgaaccgaaaccgcgacggcaaattattttaattttcatttggaacttaacgcttcttttatacgttatgctgacGTTGAGGTGTGGCGTCGTGTGAGACGGTAACCACATACAgccatttttaatttctaataaaaggcagaaattcattttttaatcgaagtcttccttggcgttgtcGTCCTGACTGCTTGAGGTCCCTAATGATGAAGGCCTGTTCACTGGCTACACATCTACCCATAGAACAGGCGAAGTTCGTTTCGTTGAACTCCTGCTCGGCGTGTGGcctttcaatcaattttttatttcggGTGACTGCTATTCATGGTGGTCGACATCGAAATAGAACCAAAAAGGAAGCATTCTTTGTTTCCTGTACTCTTGCATGCTTGCAAAAATAACGTCGGAAATGAGGTTATGTTCGATTGCAAGTGGTTGGATAAAGTTGAACTCGTACGCCGTCGTGCACATACTATCTCACTACTAATGGTACTCGAGTCTGTCTGTCGAGACTGGTCATAAGTTTCCATTAAAGGAGTGATAAAATCTGTTTTTACTTAAGTTGCTAGCTAGCTAGCTCGTGCTGAGTCTTCTAGAAGATTTTACAAGAGCAAGCCGGTGATCACGTAAATCAAGTAGACTCCCTGATAGATAAGGGACTGGGTTAAAGTGGATACATGAACGCACATTCCCCAATCTGAACAATTTGTTTGATGCAATTGAGGAATTCTCAgaaatttcctttcatcaaAATGAGAGtacaaataaatatttcgaCTACCTTAAGCCTACTTCTATCAAACTTGATGCAAGTGTAAGCTGTTGTCTATCGTCATAAGACGCCCCCGCTTTTAAAAACAGGTGAGTTCAAGTTTCGTCTACCAAGTTTATGAAAGTAACTTGTGTGCATTTAGTTTTGaagcttctattgttctccctTCGAGATTCTTCGATCTATTTACATCACATGATTATTTAAATTGATCTTTCAATCCAGATTGGACTCGAAGTGATTCCGGGGTCTTTGAGTTTTAACTTTTTGTCCACAATGTCTTTTttcctggagaaaaaaaatatatttgagagCATTTTCATTCTGTCTCACTGATAGAGAGGTTATTCAGCACAATTAAAACGATTTCGTTTAGGTAAAAATTCCTAGACATTTTTACggtattcatttttaattagGCTCATTAcgtcaagtttttctttatttaatccAAGGAGTTGGGTATTCCAGCGCAAGCCTCACAGAGAATCTGATTGGGGCGATTGGTCATAGCttccaccccccctcccctcccatctCCTCTGCCAACTTTAATTTACTCCTTATCCAATGTAGTTTGAAGTGAACTCGGCACAGTCTCTACTCTCATCAGACTGtactttttttacttcatttatgTCAAACAGTTAACCTTTATCAAAAAGAgaactttttttaacaatcaaatttACTGCTTCAGGACTTTTGATTGCACAGTTTTAGGAAATCACACACTCAGAATGAAATCGGCGAAAGAGGGACTGTTAACCCCTTTGCTTGTTCTCACCAGCTGGATGCTTCTTGCATTGAGTTAAGTTATCCttaaaagatatgaaaaaaGTTAAGTAGCATTTTTACTACGTAATGTAAATTAGACGATGGTGTGGCATAACCAAAAACTGTCAAAGTTCTTTTGAAGTTTACTCCAGTGCAAAACGGGTCCTGAAATATGAATGGGCCGCAACTATCACAGAAGTTCAAAAGTTTTAAGCTACAGCAAGTATGAAAGTAATGAAACCTTTTTagctaagaaaaaaacttgttattTCCTATTGAGGGTGGAGCTGAACGGAAGATTTCTATAAAGAATGAAATTTCTCGTCTCATTAAATTTTTGAAGTCGATAATCAATCAAACCTTTATTCGTCAGTCATGTTATGACATCAAACTAAATTTGGTCTAGATATAGCTTTGATTGTTAGGGCTCAAATTCTTAGGCGAGATTTTCAAGAAGTCGTAGCGAATACGGTGGAGTGCCAAACCTGCACTATTCCCTTTTTACTTAAGCGTACGCTCCAAATTCCCGGATAATCGAAAGGATAAAGTCTCATCTGAGACTTATTGTAGGCATTTTCTTCGCGCCCAAGATAGATGAATGCTTTCGTCCGTTAATTAAACAAAGCAGCTAATTATGTGGCGGTGCTAAAGAATTGTTGCTGTAAACACGGCATTGTGCTTGAATGATAGCAATTCAATCGTGCAATTTTAAGTCTGATAATTCATCTCTGAATTTTATCCATCGGGCATAATGCTACTTCTatgtcagttttaaaattttcttttaaagtttgcCCTATGTTCATCGAGCCTCGGTCAGGACAGGTTTAAAAAGGCCTTAAGTGATTAACCCAATTAGACATTTTCAAATCTCTGGGAATTATATGTTTGGAAGTGCAGGTGTTTCGACATTGTCCGTAAGCAGGCACCCAGCCAATTTGTTTAACCAAACTGCATTTGATCAAGAAATATTCAGAGCTTCTGTTGTTTCGACTCCGTCAAGACTCGTTTAGCAGACTGCAAGTATTCAGTGGCACTTACAGTTCGATCAATTTTGTCAAGACTCGACGATCCACTGCATGTTGTTGTTTCGGTGGTCTGATAAGTTGTCAGAACAGACTTTGCCTGTGCAAAAACAGAATTTTCAAGAGCGCTGTAGTTTCAATTGGTTCTAAGAGTTGACTGAGTTTTTCGACGAAACTACGATTTTACtgagtgaaaatatgaaaacgtACACATAATTTaagatgaaaaacattttaGGTTTTCACTGGAGCACAGTTTTTGTCGTCTTAATTTGTCATGTAAGTACTAACTTCGTAATGACCAACAAAGTCCTCCTGTTAATGTGGGTTTCTTGTAGAAATAACTATCTTGTTCCATTCCTTCTTTTCAGGCCCGCTGGGCTGAGTCAAGCTACACAGTACCAAGTAAGCTTGTAATTCCTAtccattttcaatatttacagTTTTGTTATCGGTTTTAAGGATTTGTCAAACACAGCACGCTTGTGCCTTCGTGAAACGAAAAAACTTCCCTTCGTGAGCTTGCCTAATGATTGTGTTCAGTTTTTGACATCATCATCAcaattttatgttaatttttacTAGATCAAGTTAAATGTTCACTactcagaaaatttttttcaacttctctACACATGCGATAAAAGAAGGTCACCAGCAAACTAATTAACTCCAATAAATCGAATAATATGTCTAATTACGACTTTACTTTGCAATCTTTAGTACCATTAATTGACAATGTACAGTGCAATGATGAGACTAAATGATACGGTTCTCGATAGTTTCAGCAAGTtgattttattataaatttcgTATTTTAAGTTTCCAATAATTTATTGCACAAGATTCTGCcgacttgtgaaatatttagTTCACGAGAAATGAACTTAACCACAGGGATTCCTGAAAGGATGAATTATGAAAGAGTTCTAGAATGATATTGAGTATATCTGACGGGAGGACATTTAGTTCGGAATGTTTGTCTGGAGTAATTAAATACGGTTGTGAAAAAAGTCGGATACTTATTTGAGGAAGTTTTTGTTGTCGGTCATTTTTAGAAGACagtgttttgttctgttttcttatttcGTTTATTTTGTGCCATGCGAAAGTTTCGTGATTAAACAAATCAGCATACAGCGTAACTTAGATCTTTTTCAACAATTACAGCCGACTTAATCCAGTCAATCTGCTGcaggattttttcttttgtttacaaattaagAGAGCGGTAGTTGATATTAGAAGATGTCTATCGAGTTAACCGTTAGCCTCAAAATGGCCAGAAAATTTAGTCGTCATgcataaaaattgacaaattttaaccgttggtcgttaaaaaaaattaggcgTAAAAGTTTTCCTATCTACAATATATCATTTTGAAAGTGTCAAAATTTTAGACTGTTTTGTGTCTTGTCGCGTGGCCAACGtgggaaaacaaaaattactgtATATTACTCAACACCGGCTCGATTTGGAATCGTCCTTCTTTCTCGACTCTAATGGTAAGAGCGAGCCAGTGAATGTGTTTTAGAACAATGAAAATTTATCACtaacttttttaaatacaattgaagctaatttttaacatttctgtTAACTGctactgaaataattttgaatccTACTCATTTTTAGCCgttaaatggccaaaattttaccGTTGATCGTTAAAGCGATCTCCCGATTGATACCCTCGAAGGGCAATCCGAAAATTCAACGCAACAGCGAAAATTACAGAGCTAAGTGGGATAGCTTTCGGATGCATCCTCAACGAATATTACAGGGAATTGCAATTGTGCatgattaaatttattttagcaAGCCTTCGACAAAACAGCCCTGAAAATTGATAGGCTTCTCCTCGAACTTTGAAAACAATTGTGTATCTcgaaatgatattttttttcacagcatAAGAAACCATACCTTGTGTAATAGAGAAATGTTTTAATGCTATGGGAAGCGGAGATAATTTCAAGAAAGGCCGGAGTAAAATTATCATCGCACTTGTCACATATGCAGCGATAAGATGCATTACCTAGGTTTACTTTGTCAGTTTCTGAGTTATACCATTTCACGAGTCAACTTCGGGCCCGAGTCAAGTTTGAGTCAATCGCAAGGCAATACTTCTATGGCCCACGACCGTCACGGAAATAACAAATACCTCATGGCAAAACCAAAAAGCTCACGGCAAAACCAAAAGCCTTGTGAGTTGGTAGGTATACTGATGCTTCTCACCAGCTGTATATTAGCTCCACCGGAGCTAATCCACTGTCGCGAATACCCCCGCATGTTATGAAATCCACGATAAACTCCGCTCACTTTTAATCGCAGAGAATCTTTGGTAACTCTAGTCACGGTATACGATAAGTCCCTAGTTTCATAGTAATAGAACAACACCTACGGTCTACGATTCCTGTATCAATTTTCTATATATGTTCTCCACAATTTTGGCCGAAGAGACGATGGGGTCCCTATGGATGTAACATGGCGGTCGAGTACGAGAAATCAGTTTCATACTCCGAATCTAGACGGTTTGTCGTTGAGTAAGGATTTCTGCCTCAGGTGTGTGTAAGCAAAAAGAGGTTGGATTCTTTGGGGGAAACTCGTAGACACCTTGGAATGTTTACTTCTATGAACGCAGCCATGAATCAGTGCAGAATTCACCCTCGCAAACGGTTGTGAAAAACGTTTTAAGCTTAAAACTAGGTGTTCTTGTATCCCTGATACATCACTTTGACAcagaatcaaaaaaaaaaaagagaaaaaaactaaaagcagaaaaaaaacgTTCAATTTGAATTCACTCAAACTTGACTCGTCACTCGAACTTGACTCGTGATATGGTATAACTCGTCTTTTCTTGCTAAACTGTCAAGCGTATGTCAAGCGGACGCTGAGAGGACTCGCCCAATAGTGTTCGCCTAATACACAGAGTTTGTCTGATAAAGATGCTAGTGACCTGTGAAATGAGGAGAAACTACTTATTTAACTGTTTTGAATCacttcttgtttactttcttttatgACTGATCGACACTTAACTAAGAAATTTGTGTTGGTAACAACATGATTACTAGTGCAATTTGGCGTAAATAAGCATgagtaatttttcaaagacaacataGTTGGACGAGTGCTTATCTACAAGTGTTTATTTACCCCAaactgcactcgaaatcatgaaatttacatgaaaaacgcatcacagaaagtAAAGACGGATGAAATTTTGGCAGcacgcgcgctatttgtaatttgcactcgtgttgcatgaaaatgcactcgttttcagccaatcagacgcgcgtggtttttccatgtatatCATTAGACGGTATGACATTACACGGTATAACTTTACATGAACTGAATGCCATTCTGTTCAGGTTTCATCAGTCGGGTCACACTGACATGAGTTAGCAGAATACTGCAAATTAAATAACTGTTGCATTTTCTGTACTTCACGAAAACTAGAAGGAAGTTCATTTATGGATCTGCTAGCATGCTGCACGTCTTAATCAGTAGTTGTGGGGAGCTACTGGTTTAACAGATATTAGCAAAGTTATAAACTTCGCGCTAACATGAGTTTAAAACtgatttcttctttaaatagGGATCTGATTTAATCATTTATAATGAGTGGCTATCTCGTTTTAATGAGTAAGCTTCCAATTTCATTCGCTGCCTATGAAAGTGACGTCTCCTCCTATAACTGGAAAGCCATATTTACTTACCACATAATATGTGACCAATATTTCTACCTCCACgttcctctttctctctctacCTTTAAACTCTGATCCTCATTTGTCTCCGATTCACCTTTGTATGCTTTAAGGTTTTCAGTCCTTGTCAATGCAAAGAGAGTATTCAATATTGTACCCTAACGTATCTCTTTCTATATTTCTTCACACTTCCTTCAAACTATATTCACATTTGTTTCCGATTCACCTTTGTATGCTTTTCAGGTCTTCAGCCTCTGTAAAGAAAAGTGAATAGCTCTTTTATTTGTCTTTGGGAAAAATAAAGAGGAGATTCCTAGTTCAGGCCCGAGTAGGATACGTTTTCTCAAAATAAATTCCGTGCTCAGAGACCTCCTTGTGAAGGCTTATCCCGGCTATCTGGTGTTCTGAGTGATAACTAGATTGAGGCAGATAGCATGCAAATCAGAATTGTTGTGGAAAACATCaacgaaaaagaagaaaattgtatCTCTTGAGCAGAAATTTACATTAGTATACTAAACGAACATTCGGTAAACAGACTTCCGTTTCTGACTAAACCAAAAAATGTCTTCGGTAGATCCCAGCTAACTTCTTGGCCGCCCATCTCTGTCATCTCACTCTAATATGCTCCATTTCAGACTACCTTCGCTGCACACACATCAACATAGCAGCAACAAGCAATGGTGGGCAGTGTACTGAAGCCTCGCACAATCAGGGTACATGTGGACTGGTAATAGACGGAGGCACAGCAAACGGTTGGGCCAGTAATGGGGGAATAGGACAGTGGATCAAAATCCAGTTCGTTCGAGCTTATCTACTGAACACCATTCGTGTGATGCAAAGAGTTGAACTCACTGATCTTGCTAAAAGTCTACGACTTGAGTTTTCTGACAGTTCTGAGGCATACGTGAGTAGATCAGGAgaagattattttatttttttcattagatCTT from Pocillopora verrucosa isolate sample1 chromosome 8, ASM3666991v2, whole genome shotgun sequence includes these protein-coding regions:
- the LOC131793167 gene encoding major facilitator superfamily domain-containing protein 6, which codes for MELQGFQSKKKPSLINRSLLPAKLINLVLSAGEANLLPFLPMFYRFIGLTALQNGILGSARHLVSFWASPLLRIIAEKTNKRKFLFLVLLLASVISNISLGLVRTAVSTTNFRAYNCEHLELNHSISRVNGSDINHLNASTKKSAEFSPTGAINKSLATLFSNEPEAAVGNLTLLNNNTSTTNKRFDIGLRKIKRRDSENNGNILTLASLSPLAPQVNNSASTYNNNQIDYLNYQAKSEWYSLFGFRMDYTFKVLFTLVLLSELFMSSMKGISGVLFSDINRQNKISRFANNVWTSLGTVLGGGVLIMVIGYYRCEFGLINSFYLHFYIYAIFGAVSFALGAVLKEQEQKSILVLRFARTCGHLCCDVNMLCFLAVLLVLGMAESLMYNFMMWYLQDIGASIVVMGIILVTSAFSEIPTLYISKHLIRCCGHHWVIFVSLFCYGGRFLYFSYFKNPWLIIPIELLHGLSYTTVHMACSSYAATVAFQGTEKTLKIIFSTVYHGLGMGIGGIAVALLYQIYGPIVIFRCAAGVCGVYALVFAMLQCILVLPDGDRSGGKVMEYQQISLDGERGDLPFQADWLMEALQAEEEGEEETHFMK